In one window of Fictibacillus phosphorivorans DNA:
- the leuS gene encoding leucine--tRNA ligase: MYYNHKTIEKKWQQFWDENKTFQTKEEYDKKKFYALDMFPYPSGAGLHVGHPEGYTATDILSRMKRMQGYNVLHPMGWDAFGLPAEQYALDTGNDPAEFTETNINTFRRQIKELGFSYDWDREVNTTDPSYYKWTQWIFIQLYNKGLAYVDEVPVNWCEALGTVLANEEVIDGKSERGGHPVVRKPMRQWMLKITAYADRLLEDLDELDWPESLKDMQRNWIGRSEGAEVHFDVDGHSSKITVFTTRPDTLFGATYLVLAPENKLVNDILTEDQKEAVTAYQRQVETKSDLERTELAKEKSGVFTGAYAIHPVTGAKLPIWIADYVLASYGTGAIMAVPAHDERDHEFAVKFELPIAEVVAGGNVAEEAYTGDGEHVNSDFLNGMQKEQAIATMNEWLSGNGKGEKKITYRLRDWLFSRQRYWGEPIPVIHWEDGTMSTVSEDQLPLLLPVVKEIKPSGTGESPLANVEEWVNVVDPETGKKGRRETNTMPQWAGSCWYYLRYIDPKNEEQLASPEKLKHWLPVDIYIGGAEHAVLHLLYARFWHKVMYDLGIVPTKEPFQKLFNQGMILGENNEKMSKSKGNVVNPDEIVSSHGADTLRLYEMFMGPLDASIAWSTTGLDGARRFLDRVWRLLLAEDGEKINPSIQDTKGTDAFNRLYHMTVKKVTEDYEGLRFNTAISQLMVFVNEANKQEVLPKDMMEGFVKMLSPIAPHICEELWEMLGGEGSIAYASWPVWDEAQLVENEVEIVVQVNGKLKAKMTIAANISGSDMEEAALKDESVQQSIEGKTIRKVITVPGKLVNIVAN, translated from the coding sequence ATGTATTATAACCACAAAACAATCGAGAAAAAGTGGCAGCAGTTTTGGGATGAGAACAAAACGTTCCAAACAAAAGAAGAATATGATAAAAAGAAATTTTATGCGCTAGATATGTTTCCATACCCATCTGGAGCAGGCCTTCATGTAGGTCACCCAGAAGGATACACGGCAACAGATATTCTATCTAGAATGAAGCGTATGCAAGGATACAATGTACTACATCCGATGGGATGGGATGCATTCGGACTTCCTGCGGAACAATATGCGCTTGATACAGGAAACGATCCAGCGGAATTTACAGAAACAAACATCAACACGTTCCGCAGACAGATTAAAGAGCTTGGTTTCTCCTATGACTGGGATCGTGAAGTAAACACAACAGATCCTTCTTATTACAAATGGACACAATGGATTTTTATCCAGCTTTATAATAAAGGACTTGCTTATGTCGATGAAGTGCCTGTGAACTGGTGTGAAGCGCTAGGAACAGTACTTGCGAACGAAGAAGTCATTGATGGAAAAAGTGAACGCGGAGGTCATCCTGTTGTTCGTAAACCTATGAGACAATGGATGCTTAAGATTACTGCATACGCTGACAGATTGTTAGAAGATCTAGATGAACTAGATTGGCCTGAAAGCTTGAAAGACATGCAACGAAACTGGATCGGCCGATCAGAGGGAGCTGAAGTCCACTTTGATGTGGATGGACATTCTTCTAAGATCACAGTGTTTACTACACGACCAGATACACTTTTCGGTGCGACATACTTAGTGCTAGCTCCTGAAAATAAACTCGTGAACGATATTCTAACAGAAGATCAAAAAGAGGCAGTAACGGCTTATCAAAGACAAGTAGAAACAAAGTCTGATCTTGAACGTACAGAACTTGCAAAAGAAAAGTCTGGGGTGTTTACAGGGGCATATGCGATTCATCCTGTAACAGGTGCAAAACTTCCGATCTGGATTGCAGACTATGTACTAGCAAGCTATGGAACAGGTGCGATCATGGCAGTTCCTGCGCACGATGAACGTGATCACGAATTCGCAGTTAAGTTTGAACTTCCAATCGCTGAAGTTGTAGCTGGAGGAAATGTAGCAGAAGAAGCTTACACGGGTGATGGCGAACATGTTAATTCAGATTTCTTGAATGGCATGCAAAAAGAACAAGCGATTGCAACAATGAACGAATGGCTTTCAGGGAACGGAAAAGGTGAGAAGAAGATTACGTACCGTCTACGTGACTGGTTGTTCTCGCGTCAGCGTTATTGGGGCGAACCAATCCCGGTCATCCACTGGGAAGATGGCACGATGTCGACAGTGTCAGAAGATCAACTACCTCTTCTTTTACCAGTCGTTAAAGAGATCAAACCTTCTGGAACAGGAGAATCTCCACTTGCTAACGTTGAAGAGTGGGTAAACGTTGTAGATCCTGAAACAGGAAAAAAAGGACGTCGTGAAACGAATACGATGCCGCAATGGGCAGGAAGCTGCTGGTATTACCTTCGTTATATCGATCCAAAAAACGAAGAACAATTGGCGTCTCCTGAGAAGCTGAAACATTGGCTACCAGTTGATATTTATATTGGTGGAGCAGAACACGCTGTGTTGCACCTACTTTATGCTCGTTTCTGGCACAAGGTTATGTACGATCTTGGTATCGTTCCGACAAAAGAGCCTTTCCAAAAACTTTTCAACCAAGGTATGATTCTTGGAGAAAATAATGAAAAGATGAGTAAATCTAAAGGGAACGTAGTTAATCCTGATGAGATCGTTTCGAGTCATGGCGCAGATACGCTACGTTTGTATGAGATGTTCATGGGACCACTTGATGCTTCTATCGCATGGAGCACAACTGGTTTAGATGGAGCTCGCAGATTCCTAGATCGTGTTTGGAGATTACTTCTTGCTGAAGATGGAGAGAAGATAAATCCTTCAATCCAGGATACGAAGGGAACAGATGCTTTCAATCGCCTTTATCATATGACGGTTAAAAAAGTAACGGAAGATTATGAAGGGCTTCGTTTTAATACAGCCATTTCACAATTAATGGTGTTTGTAAATGAAGCTAATAAGCAGGAAGTGCTTCCTAAAGATATGATGGAAGGGTTCGTTAAGATGCTTTCCCCGATTGCTCCGCATATTTGTGAAGAGCTTTGGGAAATGCTAGGTGGAGAAGGCAGCATCGCATATGCGTCTTGGCCGGTTTGGGATGAAGCTCAACTAGTAGAAAATGAAGTTGAAATCGTTGTTCAAGTTAATGGTAAATTAAAAGCGAAAATGACGATTGCTGCAAACATCAGTGGTTCAGATATGGAAGAGGCTGCACTAAAAGACGAATCTGTTCAACAAAGCATTGAAGGAAAGACGATTCGCAAAGTCATTACAGTTCCAGGTAAGCTTGTGAATATCGTTGCGAATTAA
- a CDS encoding biotin transporter BioY → MHETNQKLKMSLYAALMAGITAILAQLTIPLPLVPITGQTLAIGLCATILGRRYGTLAVMIYVAMGAIGLPVFSEAKGGFMVLIGPTGGYIVGFIIAAYVTGLILEKTSFTLLPAVVANIAGMVITLVFGAVQLKFIASLSWEQAMSGGVIPFLLVGVIKAILAAILGVTIRRRLMSAKLLPKEETRAA, encoded by the coding sequence ATGCATGAAACGAACCAAAAACTAAAGATGTCGCTCTACGCAGCACTTATGGCAGGTATTACAGCGATTCTAGCGCAGCTGACGATTCCTCTACCGTTAGTTCCTATTACGGGGCAAACATTAGCGATCGGGCTTTGCGCAACCATTCTAGGTCGAAGATACGGCACGTTAGCTGTTATGATCTACGTCGCTATGGGAGCGATCGGGCTACCTGTTTTTTCTGAGGCGAAAGGTGGATTTATGGTACTGATCGGTCCAACAGGAGGTTATATTGTCGGGTTTATCATCGCGGCTTATGTAACTGGTCTTATTTTAGAAAAGACAAGTTTTACCCTACTGCCTGCTGTTGTTGCAAACATTGCGGGTATGGTAATCACACTTGTGTTCGGTGCCGTTCAATTAAAGTTCATCGCAAGTCTTAGCTGGGAACAAGCTATGAGTGGTGGTGTTATTCCTTTTTTACTTGTAGGAGTAATTAAAGCCATTTTAGCCGCAATCCTTGGCGTTACGATCAGAAGAAGATTAATGTCGGCAAAACTACTTCCAAAAGAAGAGACAAGAGCCGCTTAA
- a CDS encoding MDR family MFS transporter: MPAKVWLLIIGMALNVTGSSFLWPINTIFIHEHLGKSLTVAGIVLLLNSGAGIIGNLTGGLLFDKLGGYKTIMLGVSISFTTSFLLIWFHDFWMYSVLLVFMGFGMGIVFPSMYALAGTMWKEGGRKAFNRIYIAQNVGVALGAALGGFAASYSFTLSFISCSALSFVFFLIVLFGFKDIDEKEEASVQTVFSQRKRIHNKEAFIALLILCGGYLLAWIGYVQWQSTIAAYTQSLGVTLKMYSLLWTVNGVFIVLGQPLVNLFLKKWLHSTTSQILVGYCIFVISFVMVGNAKDFSGFMVAMIVLTIGEMLVWPGVPSIAAELAPEGRAGFYQGIVNSTATGGRMLGPLFGGMIADIFNISVLFQTIIGLMVLAFILTIIYSKSRHAIQQTEVTRQAS; this comes from the coding sequence ATGCCAGCGAAAGTATGGCTGCTCATTATTGGAATGGCACTTAATGTGACGGGCTCAAGTTTTTTGTGGCCGATCAATACGATTTTTATACATGAACACCTTGGTAAGTCACTTACTGTAGCAGGAATTGTTCTATTGTTGAATTCCGGTGCTGGAATCATAGGCAACTTAACAGGAGGATTGCTGTTTGATAAATTAGGAGGCTACAAGACGATTATGCTCGGAGTCTCCATTTCATTTACAACTTCCTTCTTATTAATCTGGTTTCATGATTTTTGGATGTACAGTGTACTTCTTGTTTTTATGGGATTTGGAATGGGAATCGTCTTTCCATCTATGTATGCTTTAGCAGGTACGATGTGGAAAGAGGGTGGAAGGAAGGCGTTTAACCGAATCTATATTGCACAGAACGTAGGAGTGGCGCTCGGGGCTGCCCTTGGTGGTTTTGCAGCTTCCTATTCATTTACACTATCTTTCATCAGTTGTTCTGCTCTGTCTTTCGTATTTTTTCTTATTGTGTTATTCGGTTTCAAAGACATAGATGAAAAAGAAGAAGCCTCTGTGCAAACCGTTTTTTCTCAACGGAAAAGAATTCATAACAAGGAAGCGTTTATCGCTTTATTGATTTTATGTGGAGGGTATCTGCTGGCTTGGATTGGTTATGTTCAATGGCAGTCCACGATCGCAGCTTATACACAATCACTAGGGGTAACGTTAAAAATGTACAGTTTGCTTTGGACTGTAAATGGTGTGTTTATCGTTCTCGGTCAGCCACTAGTCAACCTTTTCTTGAAAAAGTGGCTGCACTCTACAACGTCACAAATTTTGGTCGGATATTGTATATTTGTCATTTCATTTGTGATGGTGGGGAATGCAAAAGACTTTAGTGGGTTTATGGTAGCGATGATCGTTCTTACTATAGGAGAAATGCTCGTATGGCCAGGTGTTCCGTCCATCGCGGCAGAGCTTGCTCCTGAAGGAAGAGCCGGATTCTATCAAGGAATCGTAAACTCGACGGCCACAGGCGGAAGGATGCTCGGTCCGTTGTTTGGAGGAATGATTGCAGATATTTTCAACATTTCTGTATTGTTTCAAACGATAATCGGCTTGATGGTACTTGCTTTCATATTGACGATCATATACAGCAAGAGCCGACATGCGATACAGCAAACTGAAGTTACTCGCCAAGCTTCTTAA
- a CDS encoding TIGR01212 family radical SAM protein (This family includes YhcC from E. coli K-12, an uncharacterized radical SAM protein.): protein MTHLIEQPDYFGEKRYYTWNQHLKSHFGDKIIKVPLDGGFDCPNRDGNAAFGGCTFCSQSGSGDFAGNRRDDIITQFHTVKERMHSKWKKGKYIGYFQAFTNTYAPVDQLKELYETILEQEGVVGLSIATRPDCLPDDVIEYLADLNKRTYLWIELGLQTVHERTALLINRAHDYATYVEGVEKLRKHNIRVCSHIINGLPLETPEMMMETAREVAKLDVQGIKIHLLHLLKKTPMVKQYEQGMLEFLDFDTYVKLVCDQLEILPPDMMIHRLTGDGPSDLLVGPMWSLNKWKVLNAIESELKSRNSYQGKFYNPSEVKTR, encoded by the coding sequence ATGACACACCTTATAGAACAACCAGATTATTTTGGAGAAAAAAGATATTACACATGGAATCAGCATTTAAAGTCCCATTTTGGAGATAAAATTATTAAAGTACCACTTGATGGAGGATTTGATTGTCCAAATCGTGATGGAAACGCTGCATTCGGAGGATGTACCTTCTGCTCTCAAAGCGGCTCAGGAGATTTTGCAGGAAACCGCCGTGATGATATCATCACACAGTTTCACACCGTTAAAGAACGAATGCACTCAAAGTGGAAAAAAGGAAAGTACATCGGCTATTTTCAAGCTTTCACGAACACTTATGCTCCTGTTGATCAACTAAAAGAACTCTATGAAACCATACTTGAACAAGAAGGTGTCGTTGGACTTTCGATTGCTACGAGACCTGATTGTTTACCGGATGATGTGATTGAATATCTTGCTGACTTAAATAAAAGAACTTATCTTTGGATCGAGTTAGGACTTCAGACTGTACATGAGCGAACAGCTCTGCTCATAAACAGAGCTCATGACTACGCAACATATGTTGAAGGCGTTGAAAAACTTCGAAAACATAACATTAGAGTATGTTCACACATCATTAACGGACTGCCGTTAGAAACTCCAGAGATGATGATGGAAACTGCAAGAGAAGTTGCGAAACTTGATGTTCAAGGGATTAAGATCCATTTGCTTCATCTTCTAAAAAAGACACCTATGGTCAAACAATATGAACAAGGTATGTTAGAATTTCTTGATTTTGACACGTATGTAAAACTAGTGTGTGATCAGCTAGAGATTCTTCCACCTGACATGATGATCCATCGCTTAACTGGAGACGGGCCATCTGATCTTTTGGTTGGACCGATGTGGAGTTTGAATAAATGGAAAGTGCTAAATGCGATCGAAAGTGAACTTAAAAGCAGGAATAGTTACCAAGGAAAATTTTATAATCCGTCAGAGGTGAAGACACGATGA
- a CDS encoding class I SAM-dependent methyltransferase has protein sequence MKLEGVLPFARTLLRSFCEEGDIVIDATCGNGNDTLFLSKLVGESGHVFAFDVQEQAIANSKQRLIDQKADQNVTFFHASHDELTTQLPSNLHTKITAAIFNLGYLPGSDKSITTTGSSTIGAIEQLLQLLKPEGIIILVIYHGHEEGKREKELVMNYVKQLDQKQAHVLQYEFINQKNDPPFVVAIERRG, from the coding sequence ATGAAACTAGAAGGAGTATTGCCGTTTGCGAGAACGCTTCTTCGTTCTTTTTGTGAAGAAGGTGATATCGTAATTGACGCCACTTGTGGAAACGGAAACGACACGTTATTTTTATCAAAACTTGTTGGTGAGAGCGGCCATGTGTTTGCTTTTGATGTACAAGAACAAGCCATTGCCAACTCTAAACAACGCTTGATAGATCAAAAAGCTGATCAAAACGTCACTTTTTTTCATGCTTCGCATGATGAGTTAACCACTCAATTACCTAGTAATCTTCATACAAAAATAACTGCTGCTATTTTTAACCTCGGTTATTTGCCTGGAAGCGACAAGTCGATTACAACAACAGGATCATCTACCATCGGTGCAATTGAACAGCTCCTGCAATTATTAAAACCTGAAGGCATAATCATACTCGTGATCTACCATGGGCATGAAGAAGGAAAAAGAGAAAAAGAACTTGTTATGAATTATGTAAAACAGCTGGATCAAAAACAGGCTCATGTTTTACAATACGAATTTATAAATCAAAAGAACGACCCGCCATTTGTGGTCGCAATCGAAAGAAGAGGCTGA
- a CDS encoding tetraprenyl-beta-curcumene synthase family protein has product MNKVPVHPWGLMYSVYTHIFPAVSHLLKDWHDRAEKIPNPELRKQAVSSISDKMFHCEGGAILTLLAGNHRKKAIEFVVAYQTISDYLDNLCDRSTSLNEKDFRALHESMFHALSPGAVPTNYYRFREEQDDGGYLNELVYTCQNVLAEMKAYPNIASELIGLASIYCDLQVHKHVIVQEREPRLISWFGEYQSVLPDITWYEFSACAGSTLGIFCLVSYAFQGNFTKESAETIKKGYFPWLQGLHILLDYFIDQNEDKLEGDLNFCTYYKNDQHMLERMVYFAERAEKSCANLPNSRFHRLIQRGLLGIYLADRKVSESPGIKKMAAKLVKVGGATSYFFYVNRKLYQRLKPSLS; this is encoded by the coding sequence ATGAACAAAGTTCCGGTTCACCCTTGGGGATTGATGTATTCCGTTTATACACATATTTTTCCGGCTGTCAGTCATCTTCTCAAGGACTGGCATGATAGAGCTGAGAAGATTCCGAATCCTGAATTGAGAAAACAGGCAGTTAGCAGTATTTCGGATAAGATGTTTCATTGTGAAGGAGGAGCGATTCTAACACTGCTAGCTGGCAATCATCGCAAAAAAGCCATTGAGTTTGTGGTGGCGTACCAGACGATCAGCGACTATTTAGATAATCTTTGTGACAGAAGCACGTCACTGAATGAAAAAGATTTCCGAGCCCTTCATGAGAGTATGTTTCATGCTCTGTCTCCTGGGGCTGTCCCAACCAATTATTATCGTTTCAGAGAAGAGCAGGACGATGGCGGTTATTTAAACGAACTTGTCTACACATGTCAAAATGTATTAGCAGAGATGAAAGCTTATCCAAATATCGCAAGTGAACTGATCGGACTAGCTTCGATCTATTGTGACCTACAGGTACATAAACATGTAATCGTTCAAGAGAGAGAGCCTCGGTTAATCAGTTGGTTCGGAGAGTATCAATCCGTTCTTCCAGATATCACCTGGTACGAATTTTCTGCTTGTGCAGGTTCAACGCTTGGTATCTTTTGTTTAGTCAGCTACGCATTTCAAGGGAATTTCACGAAAGAATCTGCTGAAACGATAAAAAAAGGATACTTTCCATGGCTGCAAGGTCTTCATATTCTGTTAGATTATTTTATTGATCAAAATGAAGACAAGTTGGAGGGCGATCTGAACTTTTGTACGTATTATAAGAATGATCAGCACATGCTTGAACGAATGGTATATTTTGCAGAAAGAGCAGAGAAAAGCTGTGCCAATCTACCTAACTCAAGGTTTCACCGCTTGATCCAAAGAGGTCTTTTAGGAATCTATCTTGCAGATCGAAAAGTTTCTGAGAGCCCTGGTATTAAAAAGATGGCTGCAAAGCTCGTTAAAGTGGGAGGTGCTACGAGTTATTTCTTTTATGTAAATCGAAAACTATATCAAAGATTAAAACCTTCTCTCTCATAA
- a CDS encoding alpha/beta hydrolase produces the protein MWTWKTNKNAIGTVVVVHGANEHHGRYDWVIRQLNEAGFHCVSGDLPGQGTTTRRRGHIEAFDDYIQTIEKWYLEAEKFGLPVYILGHSMGGLAVIRTLMEKQLNIKAVILSSPCLGLVQYPSKGKEAVSVLLNKLAPSVRLATNLPEGSATRNEEIRTRDREDKLIVKKVSVRWYRELIGSIKHAFDYHHDFPNVPLMVVQAGDDRIVDKIKVKQWFNTVGIEEKWYKEFPSLYHEVLNEPERDHVFNYVKNFLFLHSEVL, from the coding sequence ATGTGGACGTGGAAAACGAATAAAAATGCAATTGGAACCGTCGTTGTCGTACATGGAGCAAATGAACATCACGGTAGGTATGATTGGGTGATCAGGCAATTAAACGAAGCCGGCTTTCATTGTGTTTCAGGTGATCTACCAGGTCAAGGCACGACAACAAGAAGAAGAGGACATATAGAAGCGTTCGATGATTATATTCAAACCATAGAAAAATGGTATCTTGAAGCCGAGAAATTTGGCCTTCCCGTATATATCTTAGGGCATAGCATGGGTGGGCTAGCTGTGATAAGAACGTTGATGGAAAAACAACTTAACATAAAAGCGGTTATTCTATCCTCTCCTTGTTTAGGATTAGTCCAGTACCCATCAAAAGGCAAGGAAGCGGTTTCTGTCCTTTTAAACAAACTCGCTCCGAGTGTTAGGTTAGCCACTAACTTACCTGAAGGAAGTGCTACAAGAAATGAAGAGATCCGCACTCGTGACCGAGAGGATAAGTTAATCGTTAAAAAAGTTTCTGTCAGGTGGTACCGTGAGTTGATCGGTTCGATTAAGCATGCTTTTGATTATCATCATGATTTTCCAAACGTACCTTTAATGGTCGTGCAAGCAGGTGATGATCGAATCGTAGACAAGATAAAAGTGAAACAATGGTTTAACACAGTAGGGATAGAAGAGAAATGGTATAAAGAATTTCCGTCACTTTATCATGAAGTTTTAAACGAGCCTGAAAGAGATCATGTATTTAATTATGTGAAAAATTTTTTATTTTTGCATAGTGAAGTACTTTAA
- a CDS encoding gamma carbonic anhydrase family protein: MIYPFGDKQPKISETAFIADYVTITGDVQIGEYSSIWFNSSIRGDVSPTIIGNYVNVQDNSVLHQSPNRPLHLKDGVTIGHSVILHSCIIEENALIGMGSLILDGAHIGEGAFIGAGSLVPPGKKIPPNTLAFGRPAKVIRELTEEDITDMKRIRREYYEKGQYYKSLQPKR; encoded by the coding sequence ATGATCTACCCATTCGGAGACAAACAACCTAAGATTTCAGAAACTGCCTTTATTGCAGACTATGTTACCATCACGGGCGACGTTCAGATTGGTGAATATTCTTCCATTTGGTTTAATTCATCCATACGCGGAGATGTTTCGCCTACGATTATCGGAAACTATGTAAATGTTCAAGATAATTCGGTTCTTCATCAGAGTCCGAACCGCCCTCTTCATTTAAAAGACGGTGTTACTATTGGTCATAGTGTAATCTTACATAGTTGTATCATTGAAGAGAACGCATTGATCGGCATGGGTTCTCTTATATTAGATGGAGCTCACATCGGAGAAGGAGCTTTTATAGGTGCAGGAAGTCTTGTTCCTCCTGGAAAGAAGATACCACCTAACACCCTAGCTTTCGGCCGACCAGCTAAGGTAATCAGAGAGTTAACGGAAGAAGATATTACGGACATGAAGCGAATCCGCCGTGAATATTACGAGAAAGGACAATATTATAAATCTTTACAACCTAAACGTTAA
- a CDS encoding VOC family protein → MYAGIHHVSLLVTNLKESLYFYEGILGFKQNKKRPQFDFPGVWYDIGDTQLHLIVHPDGKARRNTTEIDSRDGHFAVRVTDMDKLLKTLDVHNIPYVNKPTNKTEWHQVFVSDPDGNLIEFNV, encoded by the coding sequence ATGTATGCAGGAATACACCATGTATCCTTACTCGTAACAAATCTAAAAGAGTCATTGTATTTCTATGAGGGAATTCTCGGTTTCAAACAAAATAAAAAACGCCCGCAATTTGATTTTCCAGGCGTTTGGTATGATATCGGTGACACACAGCTTCATTTGATCGTACATCCCGATGGTAAGGCTAGGCGAAATACAACAGAGATCGATAGCAGAGATGGCCATTTTGCCGTAAGGGTTACGGATATGGATAAGCTATTAAAAACATTAGACGTACATAACATTCCTTATGTTAACAAGCCAACTAATAAAACAGAGTGGCACCAAGTTTTTGTGAGTGACCCTGATGGAAACTTAATCGAGTTTAACGTTTAG
- a CDS encoding spore coat associated protein CotJA, giving the protein MSSSNQKSYVPYHSPYDPCPPIGKKYYSTPPNLYMGFQPYNLPQYSPKEALQKGTLWPAFYDYYENPYERRR; this is encoded by the coding sequence ATGAGTTCATCTAATCAAAAGTCTTATGTTCCTTATCATAGCCCTTACGATCCGTGTCCTCCGATCGGAAAGAAATATTACTCTACTCCTCCAAATCTATATATGGGATTTCAACCTTATAATCTTCCACAATACTCACCAAAAGAAGCCCTACAAAAAGGTACACTATGGCCTGCATTTTATGATTATTATGAAAATCCTTATGAAAGAAGGAGGTAA
- a CDS encoding spore coat protein CotJB, with protein MEELQAVDFVLVELTLYLDTHPQDQSAVQQFNQFAKQRKQIKRAIESKYGPLQQYGNSYSGMPWNWSDGPWPWQL; from the coding sequence ATGGAAGAGCTCCAAGCAGTTGATTTTGTTCTTGTGGAACTTACCTTATATCTCGACACACACCCACAGGATCAATCCGCAGTTCAACAGTTTAATCAGTTCGCGAAACAAAGAAAACAAATCAAGAGAGCCATCGAGTCAAAATATGGCCCTCTCCAGCAATACGGAAACAGTTATTCAGGCATGCCATGGAACTGGAGTGATGGACCATGGCCATGGCAGTTATAA
- the cotJC gene encoding spore coat protein CotJC, whose product MWVYEKKLQYPVKVTSCNPTLAKYLIEQYGGADGELAAALRYLNQRYTIPDKVIGLLTDIGTEEFAHLEMIATMIYKLTKDATPEQLKAAGIADHYVNHDSALFYHNAAGVPFTASYIAAKGDPIADLYEDIAAEEKARATYQWIINMSDDPGLNDSLRFLREREIIHSQRFREAVEILKEERDRKIYF is encoded by the coding sequence ATGTGGGTATATGAAAAGAAACTGCAATATCCAGTGAAAGTAACGTCATGCAATCCAACACTTGCTAAATATTTAATTGAACAATACGGAGGTGCAGATGGAGAACTAGCTGCAGCTCTTCGGTATTTAAATCAGCGTTATACGATTCCTGATAAAGTGATAGGTCTACTTACGGATATAGGTACAGAAGAATTCGCTCATCTTGAAATGATTGCAACCATGATCTACAAGCTGACAAAAGACGCCACACCCGAGCAATTAAAAGCTGCTGGCATCGCAGATCACTATGTCAACCACGATAGCGCCTTGTTCTACCATAATGCAGCCGGTGTACCATTTACTGCAAGCTACATAGCTGCAAAAGGTGATCCGATCGCTGATTTATATGAAGATATCGCAGCGGAAGAAAAAGCACGTGCAACTTACCAGTGGATCATTAATATGTCAGACGATCCTGGTCTTAATGACTCTCTTCGTTTCCTAAGAGAAAGGGAGATTATTCATTCTCAAAGATTTCGTGAGGCGGTTGAAATCTTAAAAGAGGAACGTGACAGAAAAATATACTTCTAG
- a CDS encoding phosphatase PAP2 family protein gives MAKVMNWLYEKECTFFRLINGRLHRNSMDHFFHLWTHLGGATATISTSILLLLFLPMHLKSWGIVCMLSLLISHIPVAISKKMYPRKRPYLSLPDTNVGHNPLKDHSFPSGHTTAVFSIITPLILLNPFIGIFLLVAALLVAISRMYLGLHYPSDVLAGMILGISSSFFSLFLVNSFILPYFL, from the coding sequence ATGGCAAAAGTAATGAATTGGCTATATGAAAAAGAGTGTACATTTTTCCGACTTATTAATGGAAGACTGCACAGGAACTCAATGGATCATTTCTTTCACTTGTGGACACATCTTGGTGGTGCAACAGCTACCATCTCAACAAGTATTCTGCTTCTGTTATTTCTCCCTATGCACTTAAAGTCTTGGGGAATCGTTTGTATGCTATCCTTATTGATCAGCCACATTCCTGTTGCGATCTCTAAGAAAATGTATCCAAGAAAAAGACCTTATTTAAGTCTTCCGGATACAAACGTCGGTCATAATCCACTAAAAGATCATTCGTTTCCATCCGGTCATACGACAGCTGTATTTTCAATTATCACGCCGTTGATACTATTAAATCCTTTTATCGGTATATTTTTATTGGTCGCCGCACTTTTGGTAGCCATCTCTCGTATGTATCTTGGTCTTCATTATCCTTCCGACGTACTTGCAGGGATGATTCTAGGCATCAGCTCTAGTTTCTTTTCTTTATTTCTAGTAAATAGCTTTATCTTGCCTTATTTTTTATAA